The following proteins are co-located in the Malus sylvestris chromosome 13, drMalSylv7.2, whole genome shotgun sequence genome:
- the LOC126595596 gene encoding major strawberry allergen Fra a 1-3, whose translation MGVFTYESEFTSVIPPARLFNAFVLDADNLIPKIAPQAVKSAEILEGDGGVGTIKKINFGEGSTYSYVKHRIDGVDKDNFVYKYSVIEGDAISETIEKISYETKLVASGSGSVIKSTSHYHTKGDVEIKEEHVKAGKEKASHLFKLIENYLLEHQDAYN comes from the coding sequence ATGGGTGTCTTCACATACGAATCCGAGTTCACCTCCGTCATCCCCCCTGCTAGGTTGTTCAATGCCTTTGTTCTTGATGCTGACAACCTCATCCCCAAGATTGCACCACAAGCAGTGAAGAGCGCTGAGATCCTTGAAGGAGATGGCGGCGTTGGAACCATTAAGAAGATCAACTTTGGTGAAGGTAGCACATACAGCTACGTGAAGCACAGAATTGATGGGGTTGACAAGGACAACTTTGTCTACAAGTACAGTGTGATTGAAGGAGATGCTATCTCTGAGACAATTGAGAAGATCTCTTATGAGACTAAGTTAGTGGCTTCCGGCAGCGGTTCCGTCATTAAGAGCACCAGCCACTACCACACCAAGGGTGACGTTGAGATCAAGGAAGAGCATGTTAAGGCTGGCAAAGAAAAGGCCTCCCACCTCTTCAAGTTGATTGAGAACTACCTCTTGGAGCACCAGGACGCCTACAACTAA